The uncultured Campylobacter sp. nucleotide sequence TCCTCTACGACGCGCGAAATGCGTGCGGGTGAAGCGGATGGCGTGAATTATCACTTCATAAGCGAGAGCGAGTTTCGCGCAGGTATTGAGCGCGGAGAGTTTTTAGAGTGGGCGTTAGTTCATGGCAAATACTATGGTACTTCGCTAAAAGCCGCTACGAGCGAGCTTGAGCGGGGCAAGATCGTGATTTTTGACATCGATGTGCAAGGATATGAGATCGTGCGTAGCAAAGTGCCTAAAAGCGAGCTTACTAGTGTATTTATTACTACGCCGAGCTTGTCGGAGCTTAGAGATAGGTTGCGTGCTCGTGGCGATAATGATCCTGCCGATATTGCTTTACGCCTGCAAAACGCGCGAGAGGAGATGGAGCGTCTGGGTGAGTATGATTATTTCATAATAAACGACCGCCTGGAAGCGGCATATGAAAATTTAAAATCGATCTATAAAACTATCAAACTAGAAACGGCGAGCCGCGACATAGGCAAACTAATCGAAATTTGGAAAATTTAAAGGAGAAAAAATGGGCGTAAGCGTTCAACAACTGCTAATTATCTTAGTGATCATCGTGTTGCTTTTCGGAGCTAAAAAGATCCCCGAGCTCGCAAAGGGCGTAGGTAAGGGCATTAAGACTTTCAAAAAAGAGATGGAGGACGATACGCCTGAAAAGGTCGAGAAAAAGACCGAGGAAGAGGTTAAAGACGCCGAAATCAGCGATACTAAAAAGGCGTAAAGGATTTGAAAAATTTAGTCTTAAATGAAATTTTTAAAATTTTATCTCGCAAAGTCGTTTTAGAAAAACCCAAAGATAAAAGTTTGGCTCATTACGCCTCGCCCGAGGCTTTCGCGCTGACTAAGGAGCTGCGAAAGGCGCCAAAGCTAATCGCCGAGGAGCTTGCGGCTAAATTTAAAGATAGCGAAATTCTAAGCGCGACGGCGGTTAACGGCTATCTAAATTTTCACCTAAAGCCCGCCGTGTTGGGCACACTTGCTGAAAACGCCCTTAGACTGGGCGGCGATTTTGCGAAAAACGACGCCGAGCTTGGACGTGGAATTTTACCAGTTTCGGAAAAGATTTGTGCGAGTGAGCCTGCTAGCAAAGGCTCCGCTGCAAATCTGGCTGCGAGCGGTAATGACGCTGCTAAATCGCAGAATTCCGCCGCTAGCCAAAATTTTATTTCGCAGAATTCCGAAGAGGCGACAAATTCCCTCGTAGCATCAAATTGCGATGAGGCGCAGAATTCCGTCGCTATGCCGCAAAAAATTCTGCTCGAATATATCAGCGCCAATCCGACCGGTCCGCTTCATATCGGGCATGTGCGCGGCGCCGTTTACGGCGATACGTTCGCGCGCATCGGAGGCTATCTTGGGCACCGTGTCGATACCGAGTACTACATCAACGACGCGGGCAATCAGATCGAGCTTTTGGGCACTTCGATCGCGCTTCGTGCGCGCGAGCTCGCGGGCGAGGACGTGATCTATCCCGAGAAATACTATCGCAGCGAGTATATCGACGAGATCATCCCTCTTGCGCGCGCCCAATTTGGCGATGAAATTTTCCGCGACGAATCGCGCGTTTTGATCCTTGCGGAGTTTGCTAAAGACGAAGTGTTAAAGATCATCCAAAAAGATCTCGCAGACGCGGGCATCCATATCCAAAACTGGGCTAGCGAAAAGAGCCTCTACGGCGAGCTTGAGCCTACGATTAAGAAGCTTGAGCGCAGCGGCAAGATGTATGAGGCGGACGACAAAATTTGGATCCGCTCATCGCAGCTCGGCGACGAAAAGGATCGCGTCGTCATCCGCGAGGATGCGCGCCCGACCTATCTTGCGGGCGACATCGTCTATCACAACAACAAATTTGAGCGCGGTTACGAGCGCTGCATCAACATCTGGGGCGCCGATCATCACGGCTACATCGCGCGTCTAAAGGCTGCCGTGCATTTTCTGGGCTACGACGAAAGCAGGCTCGAGATCATCCTAATGCAGATGGTAAATTTGCTCAAAGACGGGCAGACCTACAAGATGAGCAAGCGCGCGGGCAACGCGATTTTGATGAGCGACGTGCTCGCTGCGATCGGTAGGGACGCGATGCGATTTATCTTTATCAGCAAAAAGGGCGAGACGCCGCTTGAGTTCGACGTGGACGAGCTCGCGCGCGAGGACAGCAGCAATCCGATCTTTTACATCAACTACGCTCACGCGCGGGTCAATCAAATTTTTACCAAAGCGGGCAAGCGCGAGACGGACGTCTTGGGCGCGGACTTCGGCGCGCTAGATGAAGCGGGGCTCGGCCTAGCTTTTGCGGCGCTTAGCTTGAATGAAATTTTAAACGACGCATTTAATTCGCGCGGCTTGCAGAAGTTGCCAGATTTCCTAAAGGCGCTCGCGGCGGACTTTCACAAATACTACAACGAAAACCGCGTCGTAGGCAGCGAGAACGAGGATGCGAAGCTCAAGCTGTTCGCGCTCGTAGCGCTCAGTATCCGCACAGCGTTTGCTCTGATGGGTCTAAGCGCGAAAGAGAAAATGTAGCCGCACAGGCTACATTCGCGCCGATAGCCTAAATCTCACGAACGAAATTTTACTTAAAATTTTATCGCTATGAAATTTTAAAGATTGGCTCTAAATTTACGGTTCGTAAAATTTCGATTTTAGAATTTTACGAGCGGTTTCGCAATATTGCTACGACGTCGTTCGTAAAATTTAAAATTCGGTCGTAAATTTACCGCTTGCGGAATTTCAAAATTTTAAAATTTTGTGGCGTGGAAGTTCGAAGTAAAATTTTAAAACAAGGCTTGAGGTACTAAAATTTTTGTGCAGATTAAATTTCATACGACGAAATTTAATTCGTAAAATTCTCCTTGGCGGAATTCGCCTGCAAGAGAATACTCCTTAAGTCCCGCGGCGCATCGCCGCAAAAAGGATAGATATGAGAAAGATCATCGACATAGCGGCGCTTTCGATTGCCGTTTGCATCTTGGTTATGGTGCTTTTTTGGCCGTCACCCGTTTTATCGTTTAAGTGCTACCGCGGCGATGGCGTAAGCTGCGCGCAGCTGGGGCGCGACAAGCTCTCCCACGGAGATTACGACGGCGCCAAGCTCGCTCTTGCTAAAGCTTGCGAGGCGGGTGAGAAAGATAGCTGCTTTGATTTGGGTGCCCTATACGACGGCGAGGGCAATGCGACGCAAGCGGGCGTATTTTATGCCGCAGCGTGCGATAAAAACGTCGCCATAGCTTGCCACAAGCTAGGCAACCTATATCAGCGGGGACGGCTGAGTAGGGACTTCGCCGCGGCAGCTCGGCACTATATCAAAGCCTGCGATTTGGGCTACGCCAAGAGCTGCCACAATGCGGCCGTAGTCTATTTCACGGGCAGTTTCGGGCTCGCGGCGGATCAGGCAAAGGCGGTGAGCTTTTTCGAGCGAGGCTGTGACGGCGGATTAGTTGATAGCTGCTATAACGCCGGCGTTGCGTATGATAAGGGCCTCGGCGCGCCGCAGGATCGCGACAAGGCGGAGAAGCTTTACACCAAATCCTGCGAGCTGGGCTACGGCGATGCCTGCAATAATTTAGGCTATTTATATGTGAGCAAGGGAGATTTGCGCGGATTTTCCAAGGGGCTTGGATGCGTCAAAAAGGGCTGCGACGCGGGCAATAAAAAATCCTGCCAGCTCTATGAATTCATGAAAGAGCAAATTTTAAAGAAGTAGGCGCTTGGTAACCCGGTGCATGTTTCGGTTTGTACTGCCTGCCGTACACGCCGCCTGTTTTGTATTGCTCGCCGTGCGTCATCCGTCGTATGGCGTCTATTGTGCTATCCGCCTTGCATCGCATATTTGTACTGCTAGTCGCGCGGTATTGGTTTTTGCGATGGGCTTGCCTGCGATATTGCCGCCGCGGATTTATGAGCTTTTACGGCGCGTGGAATTTCGCCGCGATTTTGCGACATGCGAAATTCGGCAAGGCGCAGATAGCCCATGCATGCGATTAGCCAAATTTAGCGGCGAGCTTTATTTGGAATTCTATTGCTATAAAATTTTTAAGGCTTAGTTCTAAATTTAGTGCTTGTAGAGGTTCAACTTTAAAATTTTACGGACAGCGCTGCGAGCAAGGCATAAATTTTGATTTTAAAATTTTACGGCGCGGAATTTAGCGCGGAAGCAAAGCGCGAAGCTATGTTTGAGGAGACAAATTGGAATATGAGATCACGGGCGAGGTTCGAAATCTCCGCGTCCACACTGCAAGAGGAAATAGCAAAATTTGGGTATTTTTCGAGATAGACGGCGTGAAACTGCGCGGCGAGTTTAACGATATCCCCGTGGAGGAGGGCGAGCTTGCGCGCGCGTATTTCATCCGCGGAGGATATGCGGGCAGCTACGTGATTACGCGGGTTCAGGTAGCGCGCAAACCAAGCCCCTTGCGCCGCAAGCTGGGGATCGCGACCGCCGTGTGCACGCTTGGCTTCGGCGCGGCGCTGTGGATCGTGGGCTTTGGGATTTTAAACGTCGGCGGGAGGGGCTCGCTAATTAATTTTGTCTGTATTGCCGCCGCAGGATTTGTGGTGCTAAAAGAGGGTGCGGGCAATCTTAAAATGTGGCTAAATCAGCGCACGTCCGAGTAGATCGCCGCCGCGACGCAAATTTCATAAATTTAATCCGCCTAATAAAATTTACTCACGCCGCCGTATCTTTGCGGCGTAAATTTTGCTAAAATTCGCTCCAGGCGCGAAATACATCGCGCAAATTTTAAATAAAGGTAAAATTTTGAACCTAAACGAAGCAATAGTTGCCACCGCCAAAAAGCAAAAAGAGTGCCGGCTAGCATTTGCAAAGTATCTGTTTTTGGGAATTTTATTTATAATAGCACTGCCCGTAGGCGGCGGATTTGCCGTAGGGCATCTTTTTGAAAATCGCCTTGCACCGCTATTTTTCATCATTATCTATATTCCGTTTTTTCTCGCCGCGCTAATGGCTAACAGGGGCCGAGTGACCAGCGAGCTGGGGGATTACAAAGCGTTTTATAAAGACGTTTTCGTCCGCGCCGCTATTCGGAGCACAGATCCAAATTTTAACTACGATCCGAATGCCGGCATCAGCCGCAAAGAATTTCGCAAAATCGGCATCTATTCGCCGGATGAATTTCGTGCCGAAGATCAAATCAGCGGTATTTATAAGGGCGTCAAATTTAGCCTCAGCGAAGCGATCGATATCCCAAACGGCGCGACGCTGGAGCTAAGCGACTCGGCGGCGCTAAATTTGCTATCCGCGATAATTTTTGCATGGGAGGCCATGAAGGATATGCAGGCGTTCAGCGGCTCGGTCTTGGTCTGCGAGTTTTACAAGAAATTTAGCGGGCAAACTATAGTCGCGAGCCGCACGCTAAACACCAGATTTTTAGGCGAAAAAGAGCAGATGGACGACCTGTTTTTTAGCAAAGAATTTAGGGTCTTTGCGGATGATAAAGTAGGGGCAAGGTATCTTTTGACGCCCGCGTTTATGCAGTACCTGCGAGAGCTAAAGGAAAAATTCGCGGGGGAAATAGGGCTGAGCGCGGCGTTTATGGACGATAAGCTTTATCTATTTTTAAACGGAGCGAAAAATAAGTTTGAAACAACGCTCTTTTCGCCGCCGCCGAGCTTAAGGGAGGCCGCTGAGATCAAAAATGAAATTTTAGAGCTTTTGCGGGTCATAGACGAGCTAAATTTGAACCCGGATTTAAGCGGAGCGGCGATTTTGGCTGATTAACGCGCGTCGCTTTTTGCGGATAAAATCCGCTTGTGTTGTGAGAGAGTGCATTACTTGTCGCCTATCGAAATACATTGCGGCTCGAGTGCTATTTCTCCGCCAGCCAAAGTGTGCTACGCTTTGGTCGTATCCTCCACACCGCCTATCGAGATGCGCTAAAGCCTGGATTGCTTCTATGCTACTTACCGAGATGCGCTACGGATCGGATCGCTCATTTTCGCTACCGGCCGGGGCGCGCTTAAGTAGCTCCTATTCTCGAGCGAATAATCTGCAAAATTTTTCCCAGTCGTGCAGATAGACGAGCCTGTGCTCTTTGCCATTTTCGTCTATATAGATGCCTTGTGTCGAGCATAGGCTCATCTTTTGCCAGTAGTCGAAAAACGGCAACGCCTCGATGTCATCTTGCAGTACACCTCGCATCGTGCCGTTATCGTAAATTTTTAAATCATAATAAGTCATTTCCATTTTTAACCTTTCTAAATTTTACCGCGACGAAATTTTATCGTGGTGGAATTCTTAAATTTGCATCGCGATAAAATTCCGTCTTTTGGAATTTTACACATCGCGAAATTTACCGCGAATTTCACCCCTTTAAATTTTGCGGCGTCAATCCTCGATAAAATCCCGCAATTTCACCGCAAGTAGAGCTAGCCCGCCAGCGCCTTTAGCTGATTGACGTTTAGCCCGTCAACCAAAATATAGATCGCATCGATGAAGCGGTAGCTTTGCTTCGGCAGCTGCGCGATAAACTCGTCGTATTCCAGCTCGGCGATCGCGCGGTAGTTACCTGCGTCGTTTTCGTCGCCCTCTATGCCTATGAGCGCGATCTGCCAGCGCGCGACGTCGCTATTTTTCAGCATCTCCGCGTTTTGCCATTCCACAAACGGTTTGTAGGGCAGGATGGTAGGTAGGTCTTGCGTGAGCGCGTATGAGCCCATTATCGTGCCGTCATCCCCATTTCGGTAAAACCTCTGGTGCGCGCTGTAAGCGTCAAGATACTGCACCTCGGTTAGCCGCTTGCTAAACTCGGCGGCGGGATTGTATGAGGCTAAAATTTCATCCATCATCGCGCGGTTTATCGCAAAAGGCCTCTGCACCCCGTAGCAAAAATTTACCTCCGTATCGCCGTTTAAGTGCTGATCTATCGAATGTAGTCCCGTCGCTATATCGCGCTCGTAGTCGAATTGCTCTATTTTGTCGTGAGTGTAAATTTCGCCGTCTTCACCCGCGATCTCGCTTTCCAGCTGCTTAGATAGCGCCTGCAGATATGAGATCGCCAAAACCCAATCAAAGACCGTCGCGGGCGTATTTACGCGCACTGCGTAGCTTTGCTGCTCCTCATCGTAGCTAAGCTCCATCCCGCGCCCGCTCTTGTCTCGCACGCCTAAAATCAGACACTCATGCTCGCTCAAAGGCGATTTCAAAAACGCCTTTTCGTCAAAGTCCTCGGCGCTCTCGTCTATGCCAAACACCGATGATCGGGCAGCAGATCCAATGCCTTGCTAACGCTCATAGCGTCCGAATACCCCATAAATAGCGGTTGCTTTTTGTTTTTGACGCGGAATTCTACGCTCATCGTTTTCTCCTTATTGAAACGGCAAAATTATAGCGAAATTTTACCTGCCGCGGCGAGCTAAATTTGCGCTCGCAAGTCCGCATTGCTGGTTGCACGAGCGTGCGCCGCAGCCGTCACAAAGCTACACTCCCAATCGCGAAAGCTTACGCACCGACCACGTCTTTTAGGCTCTGTGCGCACAAGCCCGCGTCCTTTAGCTCGCGCAAAATTTCACCCATCAGCTCCTCTTTGAAAACGTCCAGTATCATCGCGCCGGCGTCCAGCTCAGCATAGCGCAGGACGGGCTCGCTGAAGTTTTTAAGCTCTTTAAATCGCCGCTCGCCCCGCCTGGCAAATCCGAGCCGAACCTCGTTCGGGCTAAGGCTCAGCACGCCGCCCTCGCGAGCGAAATTATATACGCTAAAGCCGTAAAGTTGCGGATCGGCGGCTTTAGCTCGCACGCTCAAAATTCCCTCCAGCCGCGCCTTCGTGCCGTCCAGATCGAGCCCCGTTTGTAGCGCGATCTTGCCGTCGCTATCAAGCTTCAAAAGCGCTAAAAACGAAGCGAAGTCCTGCGCTATGATGCTTTGCTCATCGCACTCGACGTCGATGTAGGCGACCGCAGGCTCCTCGCTGGCGCGGTAGTCCAGGCACAGATACCAATGCCCGTCGCCGCTGAATGGCACCAGCCCGTTAAGCTCGAAGCTCACGCACTCGCACTCCTCGCCCCAGTTAAAGCGCGTAAGCGACGGATACGCCTCGCCGATGCCGCTGATGGCGTCTAGCGGGTAGCCCTCCAGCTCGTAGCGCAGGTAGCCGCCGTTTTGGATGCTTAGCATCATGACTAGCTCGCGCGGCAGGGTGCGTCCTAGCTCCTCTTCCGCGGTCCTCAGCGCCTCGGGCGTGAGCGGTTCTTGCAGATAGGGCAGGTAGATCGGCCTGCGCCAGATGTTTGCAAGCTCGTTTGCGTTCATTTTCGCTCCTTTAAATTTACGGGTTAAAATTTCAAGCGCGCCTTAAATTCCAAGCTGAAGCCAAAATTTCAGGCTATAAAATTTTAAAATTTCGCAGCGCCGAATTTTTACAGCCCGCTTGTCGTATTCGGCTCGCCTGCAACTATACGGCTCGTCTTTAGGCGGCTTAAATTTAATCTAATTGAGGCGCGCCGTCGTTTAAATTTAATCCGCACTGAGCGGGCTCAAAGCCGCGCACCGATAAAATTTCATTGCAAATTACTCGGTCCGAGCGTCCGTCTGAAGCGGCGGAATTTTGCAAGCGAGCTAAATTTACCTTTCGCGCGCCTAATCGAAATCACAATACAGGCTCCATGCGCCGCTTTGCGGGTTTTTAGCAAACATCAAGCTACCGCCGTCAATGACGTTAAAGCCCGCCTTTTCGTCTGAAGAGACCTGAAAAACGAACTGATAGCCCTCGCCGAAGCTCACTCCCGACTGGCAAAAGGAGGGGTAGCCACCGAATTTCGTGCAGTTGTAAAACTCCAAGGCGATGTCGTCGTAATACTCGAGCCCCTCCGTCTCCTCAAGACGTAAAATTTCATCTATGGCGTCTGCATCCAGCCCGCCGCCGTCCCAAACGGGCGTATCGTCCGCGGCAAATTTGGGCTGCAAAGGGAAGGGCTTTATCTGCGAGCGCGGATTTGCAAGCTCCTTTATGACGAGCTCCTCCTCGTTTTTATACTCGCGGACCTTCCACAGGCCGTCCATCTGCTCAGGGGATTTGCCGATGAGATCCTGTGAGATAAAGACCGTAAGCAGCTTGACGCCGTCCAAGACCTGCGGCACGTAGGGCAGCGCGGGCAGGTAAAACTGCGCCAGAGGGAGCATCGGCGCGCCGTTTTGATCCACAGGCAGCTCCTCATCCGCCGCGCAGGCGAGCACGCGACCGATCCAGCACTCATCGATCGCGCCTCGCGGCCTCACGCCGCCCGTCTGAAAATAGGTGATTTCGCGCGCGATCTTGCGCTGCAGCTCCTTGATCTTTTCTTGCAGATCCGTTTGCATTTGCGTCCTTTTCGGTTGGAATTTTAGCGCTTTTGTGAAATTATAGCGTAAATTTTACCCGCCGCCGCGAGCTAAATTTGCGCTTGCCGTTTGCGATGGCTTACGTATTTTGCGCACGCCCGCGCGTCTATTTTGTGCTCGTGCGTCGCGAGCCCGGACTTTCGGTGCCAAACTTGCGAAAAGCAAGCTTAAAGCTTTTTGAGAGTAAAATTTAAATAGACCCACGTAGGCGGTAAATTTAATCAAAAGGAGCGAAAATGACGAAAGATCAGTGCTGCGTTTTAAAGCATTTGACGGCGGGCGAAACGGAGGGTTTTGAAAAGATAGGCGAGCTTGGTGACGGCGAGTTTTTGGACACGCTTATCGCAAAAGGGCTCGTGCGGGTGCTTGACTGGGTCGGCGAGGACGAGACGGGCGATGTAGGCAAATTTATCAGCTCTAGGCTTGATGCGCTGCAAAGCGGCGTGTCACTAGACTGCGATAAAATTTACGCAAGGCTCGAAAAAGAAGCGAAAAAAGAGGGTTTCGAGCGCGGCGATGCGAGCCTATTTTTGATGAACGAGTTTCAAAAGGCGCTAAAGAAGAGCGATTTTAGGCTCTTTACTTTGGATCTTCATAGTGATGCCTACTATCTGCTCGTCGCGCACAAGGACGCCGAGAAAGATTTTAAAAAGCTAGGCAAGCGCGAGGAGCTATTTTGGGATATCGCGCCGTGGGGCAAGCGCCGCAAAAGGCAGATCCTTTACGTCATAAACTGCGAGTGCGGCGAGATGTCCGCGTGGCAGCTGGATGCGGACGAGCCCTCTCCTAGGGACGAGGTTTGCGAGGTTTGCGGGCGGGTGCTTTTCGACGCAGACGGCAACGCGATGCAGCCTTTAGAGAAGGAATTTATCTGATCTTGCTTATCGCGGTTTTGCGTGCGAAATTTTGGCTGTATGAAAGTTAAATTTTATTGCGCAGCTCGGTAGGATTTGGTGCGTGGATTTGGTTTGCGGCTCGGCGGCGAAACGCGGTTTAAATTTAAGGCTTGCTTGGGCGGCGGAATGTGGTTTTGATTTGCAGCTTGCTCGGCGGGCGGCGATATGTTTTGATGCGACTCGCTCTGGTAGTAAAATACGGTTCGGCGCGGCTTACTTTGATTTGCTGTTTGCGCGAGCGGCGAAATTTTGCAGTTTGCGTTTGTGTCTTAATAAGACTGCGGCGCAAGGCGCACTATTTAGCGCTTGCGTTCTGCGTGAGTTTTTATCTAACAAGTTCGCAGTCGCGGGCGCATCTACCTATGCTGCGCTAAATTTTGATTTTAATGGTTTTGGACGTAGGCTCGCGCTGCTAAAATCAAAATTTTTACCCTGCTGCGAGCGCTAAATTTACAATCCTGTAAATTTAGAATTTTAAGAGCGAAATTTTGAACTAAAATTTTTACAAATCTCTAAATTTTAAAATTTTAAATGCAATACGAGCTTGCCGGCTCGTTTACCATAAGGCTCGTAAACTCCGCCATCGCAGAAATGGCGAACTCATTCGATTTAAAGATAAGGCAAAATTTTAGCTAGCGCGCCCGCACAGAATTTCGATACTAGCGCGCCAGCAAACGCGCTAAGTTTGAAATCCGAAACTGGCAAGGTGTAGCAAAAGCCTAGCTGCGAGCTTTGGCGATACACGCCTCGATCGCCGCCATCACCGCTGCGCGAAACCCAGCCGCCTCCAGTGCCGCGAGCCCCTCTATCGTCGTGCCCGCAGGCGAGCAGACGGCGTCTTTGAGCTCCGATGGGCGCCTGCCGCTTTGCAGCAGACGCGCCGCGCCCTCTACCGCCATCGCTACCGCGTCGTAGCACAGCGCCCGCGGCAGTCCGCCCCGCACGCCCGCATCCGCCGCAGCCTCGATAAAGGCGCACACATACGCAGGCAGACTCCCTGCGATCCCAGTAAATGCGGCAAAGCCAGCCTCGTCTATCTCGTAAAATTTACCGATTTTGGCGGCTAGTGCTCGTACGATCTCCCGACTGGCCTCATCAAAATACTCGCCGTAGCACAGCGCCGTAGCCGACGCGCCGATGCCTGCGGCGACGTTTGGCATCGCGCGGGCTACGAAAACGTCCGCACCTACGATATTTTGGGCACGCTCCAGCTTGAAATTCGGCGCTAAAAGAAGCAGGATTTTGCCCGCGAGCTCGGGCGCGATCAGGTGCAAAATCTCCTCGTAGCTGGCGGGCTTGGTCGCGAGCACGATCATATCCGCTTCGTGCGCCAGCTGCGTTTCGTCCTGCAAAATCTGCACGCCGTAGCGCTTGCGCAAGACTTCGTTTTTGCTTCTGGCATAAGCTAGGACTTGAAGCTTCGTATCGGAGCCGGATTGCGCGCAGGCGGAATTTTGCCCGTCGCTAGCGGAATTTTGTATATCGGGCTCGGAATTCCGCCCGCAAGCTGTAAAATTTTGAGTATCGGAAATAAAATTCCGCCCGCCGTGCGCGAAATTTTCTTTGTCCTCTGCAAAATTTTCTCCACTCGCCGCGCAATCTCGTCCGCCGGTTCCGCAAAGTGCTGCGATCATCGCCTCACCCATATTTCCGCCGCCGATAAATCCCACTTTCATTTTTGCTCCTTTTAAAGCTAAATTATGCCTCAATGATAGCTCAAAATTTCTTTATCCGCCCTTGCTGCGCGTGGTTTATCTGCATAAAAGCAAAT carries:
- the gmk gene encoding guanylate kinase — protein: MKGKILLVSGPSGSGKSTLIKRLIAEFGEQIYFSISSTTREMRAGEADGVNYHFISESEFRAGIERGEFLEWALVHGKYYGTSLKAATSELERGKIVIFDIDVQGYEIVRSKVPKSELTSVFITTPSLSELRDRLRARGDNDPADIALRLQNAREEMERLGEYDYFIINDRLEAAYENLKSIYKTIKLETASRDIGKLIEIWKI
- a CDS encoding DUF1963 domain-containing protein; protein product: MQTDLQEKIKELQRKIAREITYFQTGGVRPRGAIDECWIGRVLACAADEELPVDQNGAPMLPLAQFYLPALPYVPQVLDGVKLLTVFISQDLIGKSPEQMDGLWKVREYKNEEELVIKELANPRSQIKPFPLQPKFAADDTPVWDGGGLDADAIDEILRLEETEGLEYYDDIALEFYNCTKFGGYPSFCQSGVSFGEGYQFVFQVSSDEKAGFNVIDGGSLMFAKNPQSGAWSLYCDFD
- the proC gene encoding pyrroline-5-carboxylate reductase translates to MKVGFIGGGNMGEAMIAALCGTGGRDCAASGENFAEDKENFAHGGRNFISDTQNFTACGRNSEPDIQNSASDGQNSACAQSGSDTKLQVLAYARSKNEVLRKRYGVQILQDETQLAHEADMIVLATKPASYEEILHLIAPELAGKILLLLAPNFKLERAQNIVGADVFVARAMPNVAAGIGASATALCYGEYFDEASREIVRALAAKIGKFYEIDEAGFAAFTGIAGSLPAYVCAFIEAAADAGVRGGLPRALCYDAVAMAVEGAARLLQSGRRPSELKDAVCSPAGTTIEGLAALEAAGFRAAVMAAIEACIAKARS
- a CDS encoding tetratricopeptide repeat protein — its product is MRKIIDIAALSIAVCILVMVLFWPSPVLSFKCYRGDGVSCAQLGRDKLSHGDYDGAKLALAKACEAGEKDSCFDLGALYDGEGNATQAGVFYAAACDKNVAIACHKLGNLYQRGRLSRDFAAAARHYIKACDLGYAKSCHNAAVVYFTGSFGLAADQAKAVSFFERGCDGGLVDSCYNAGVAYDKGLGAPQDRDKAEKLYTKSCELGYGDACNNLGYLYVSKGDLRGFSKGLGCVKKGCDAGNKKSCQLYEFMKEQILKK
- a CDS encoding SMI1/KNR4 family protein; translated protein: MNANELANIWRRPIYLPYLQEPLTPEALRTAEEELGRTLPRELVMMLSIQNGGYLRYELEGYPLDAISGIGEAYPSLTRFNWGEECECVSFELNGLVPFSGDGHWYLCLDYRASEEPAVAYIDVECDEQSIIAQDFASFLALLKLDSDGKIALQTGLDLDGTKARLEGILSVRAKAADPQLYGFSVYNFAREGGVLSLSPNEVRLGFARRGERRFKELKNFSEPVLRYAELDAGAMILDVFKEELMGEILRELKDAGLCAQSLKDVVGA
- the tatA gene encoding twin-arginine translocase TatA/TatE family subunit, with protein sequence MGVSVQQLLIILVIIVLLFGAKKIPELAKGVGKGIKTFKKEMEDDTPEKVEKKTEEEVKDAEISDTKKA
- a CDS encoding DUF3137 domain-containing protein, with product MLKFAPGAKYIAQILNKGKILNLNEAIVATAKKQKECRLAFAKYLFLGILFIIALPVGGGFAVGHLFENRLAPLFFIIIYIPFFLAALMANRGRVTSELGDYKAFYKDVFVRAAIRSTDPNFNYDPNAGISRKEFRKIGIYSPDEFRAEDQISGIYKGVKFSLSEAIDIPNGATLELSDSAALNLLSAIIFAWEAMKDMQAFSGSVLVCEFYKKFSGQTIVASRTLNTRFLGEKEQMDDLFFSKEFRVFADDKVGARYLLTPAFMQYLRELKEKFAGEIGLSAAFMDDKLYLFLNGAKNKFETTLFSPPPSLREAAEIKNEILELLRVIDELNLNPDLSGAAILAD
- a CDS encoding DUF4299 family protein encodes the protein MFGIDESAEDFDEKAFLKSPLSEHECLILGVRDKSGRGMELSYDEEQQSYAVRVNTPATVFDWVLAISYLQALSKQLESEIAGEDGEIYTHDKIEQFDYERDIATGLHSIDQHLNGDTEVNFCYGVQRPFAINRAMMDEILASYNPAAEFSKRLTEVQYLDAYSAHQRFYRNGDDGTIMGSYALTQDLPTILPYKPFVEWQNAEMLKNSDVARWQIALIGIEGDENDAGNYRAIAELEYDEFIAQLPKQSYRFIDAIYILVDGLNVNQLKALAG